GACCGATTCGTTCATCTCGGCGGCGTCGTTCCAAGAAACGACCCGCGTGCTGACCGAAGCGGCGATCATGGGCAAGCGCGACGACCTGCGTGGTCTGAAGGAAAACGTGATCGTCGGCCGTTTGATTCCGGCCGGTACGGGTCTCGCGTTCCACAAGGCACGCAAGAGCAAGGAACTGTCCGACCGCGAGCGTTTCGATCAGATCGCAGCGGAAGAGTCGTTCGAATTCGGTACGCCGGAAACCCCGGCCGCCGAACAGCAGCACTCAGGCGAGTAAGCTCAGGTCAGTAAGTCCCGGCGGCGCAAGCCGCTTGGGCTCACCAGCCAGCGAAGCCGCTCAGTTTCGACTGAGCGGCTTTTTTTATGCGCTTTCTTTTTACGCGCTTGCCCGACTTTGTTAGGCCAAACGGCTAACGTTGCGGTAAAGCGCGGGCGCAGCACGAATGCGTTGGTAAAATTCGTGTCACCGGCATCACGCTGCTTCTCTCAAATTCATGTCCCGTCCGCTCGAAATCCTCAACGAAGTCTTCGGTTACCCCGCGTTCAGAGGGCAGCAGGGCGAAATTGTCGAGCACGTCGCCGGCGGCGGCGACTGCCTCGTATTGATGCCGACGGGCGGCGGCAAGTCACTCTGCTATCAGATTCCGTCGCTGGTGCGCCGCGAGGGCGGCTACGGCACCGGCATCGTCGTTTCTCCGCTGATCGCGCTGATGCAGGATCAGGTGGCCGCGCTCACCGAAGTGGGCGTGCGCGCCGCGTATCTGAATTCGACGCTCTCCAGCGCCGAGGCAATGGCGACCGAGCGCGCATTGCGCGAAGGCGAAATCGATCTGCTCTACGTGGCGCCGGAGCGTTTGATGACGCCCCGTTTCCAGGAGTTGCTGGAGCGCACGCGCATCGGCTTGTTCGCCATCGACGAAGCGCATTGCGTGTCGCAATGGGGGCATGATTTCCGGCCGGAATATATTCAGTTGTCGGTGCTGCACGAGCGGTTCCCGAACGTGCCGCGAATCGCGCTGACGGCCACAGCTGACGCAATCACGCGCGACGAAATCATCCACCGCCTCGCCTTGGACGACGCGCGCATTTTCGTGTCCAGCTTCGACCGGCCGAACATCCGCTATCGCATCGTCGAGAAGGACAATGCGCGTACGCAGTTGCTGGACTTCATTCGCGCCGAGCATTCGAAGCCGGACGGCACGACCGATGCCGGTGTCGTCTATTGCCTGTCACGTCGCAAGGTCGAAGAGACGGCGGAGTGGCTGAAGGAAAAAGGGATGCGCGCGCTGCCGTATCACGCCGGCATGGAGTTCGAAATCCGCCAGAAGCATCAGGAGATGTTTCAGCGCGAGGAAGGGATCGTGATGTGCGCGACGATCGCATTCGGCATGGGCATCGACAAACCGGACGTGCGTTTCGTCGCTCACCTCGACTTGCCGAAGAGCGTCGAAGGCTATTATCAGGAAACGGGCCGCGCGGGCCGCGACGGCATGCCGGCGAACGCGTGGATGGCCTACGGCCTCGGCGACGTCGTGCAGCAGCGCAAGATGATCGACGAGTCGGACGCCGATGACGCGCACAAACGCGTTCAAACCGGCAAGCTGGACGCATTGCTCGGGCTGTGCGAGGCGGCGACCTGCCGGCGAGTACGGCTGCTCGCGTATTTCGGCGAGTCGAGCAAGCCGTGCGGTAACTGCGACAACTGCCTTGAACCGCCTGATACGTGGGACGCGACGCGCGAGGCGCGGATGGCGTTGTCGTGTGTGTTTCGCGCGCAGCGGGCGAGTGGATTTCATTTCGGCGCCGGTCATCTGATCGACATCCTGCGCGGCAATAGCAGCGAGAAAATCCTGCAGCGTGGCCACGAGAAGCTGACCACGTTCGGTATCGGCTCGGCACTGGGCGAGCCAGAGTGGCGCGCGGTATTTCGTCAACTGGTCGCGTTCGGCTATCTGACGGTAGACCATGAAGGCTTCGGCTCCCTGGTTCTGACCGAGGCAAGCAAGCCAGTGCTCAAAGGTGAGCAGAACGTCACGATGCGGCGCTATGTAAAGCCCACGCGCACGCGTCAATCGTCCGGCCGCACCAGCGAGCGCGCCGACCCGACGATCGGCATGGGCCCGCGTGAACGCGCGCGCTGGGAGCGGTTGCGGGCATGGCGCAC
The nucleotide sequence above comes from Paraburkholderia sp. FT54. Encoded proteins:
- the recQ gene encoding DNA helicase RecQ, yielding MSRPLEILNEVFGYPAFRGQQGEIVEHVAGGGDCLVLMPTGGGKSLCYQIPSLVRREGGYGTGIVVSPLIALMQDQVAALTEVGVRAAYLNSTLSSAEAMATERALREGEIDLLYVAPERLMTPRFQELLERTRIGLFAIDEAHCVSQWGHDFRPEYIQLSVLHERFPNVPRIALTATADAITRDEIIHRLALDDARIFVSSFDRPNIRYRIVEKDNARTQLLDFIRAEHSKPDGTTDAGVVYCLSRRKVEETAEWLKEKGMRALPYHAGMEFEIRQKHQEMFQREEGIVMCATIAFGMGIDKPDVRFVAHLDLPKSVEGYYQETGRAGRDGMPANAWMAYGLGDVVQQRKMIDESDADDAHKRVQTGKLDALLGLCEAATCRRVRLLAYFGESSKPCGNCDNCLEPPDTWDATREARMALSCVFRAQRASGFHFGAGHLIDILRGNSSEKILQRGHEKLTTFGIGSALGEPEWRAVFRQLVAFGYLTVDHEGFGSLVLTEASKPVLKGEQNVTMRRYVKPTRTRQSSGRTSERADPTIGMGPRERARWERLRAWRTETAKSDGVPAYVIFHDATLAEIARNGPDSIEDLRGIPGMGARKLDRFGDELLEVVAAD